The stretch of DNA TCCATATTCTTGTGAAATATACATAAAAGACGAAAATGAATGTAGATAACACATCTtatcgatatatatatatatatatatatatatatatatatatatatataatatatatatatatatatatatatatatatatattatgtcttTAATCTTTTCTATGGTTGGGAAGATAAATCTGGTAACATTATTCACTTTATGAAACTATAccattatattataataaaatcattaaatagtaattaatttaaaaacaaaaaattaattattatattgactAATTTAGAATATAGGTGTCAATTTGACTCATGGTCCATAGACGAGCCTTAACCCACTCTTGAATAAGCTAAACAAAAGTCTCAACCACTAAAGCCCGCTCTTAGAGTGGTTAGGATCAAGGCCAAAGTGGATTTGATTCCATTACAAGACCTTAATTAACTCTTAAATACAACAACTTCATCTTGGGTCAAAGATCGAGACAAATTGACCCAGATAGAAGGTCGAGACAGGTTAACCTGAGCAGAAGGTTAAGACGATCAGGTTGGACTTGAAAGTTGGCACAAGCGAGCCAAGTCGTAGGTTGAGATGTGTTGATCTGGGTTAAAGGTACTGGTTAGAGCAAAAGGTTGAGAACAAATCATACTAGACAAAAAGTCAAGATGGGTTGCCTCAAGCAAAAGTTTGAGACAAGTTAGCCCGAATTAAGGTCGAGACGAGGAGACCTAGGTAGAAGGTCGATATGGGCGGGTCCAACCCAGAGGTCGACGGACCAACAAAGGTAGAAGGTAAAGACAAGTCAAGTCGAGTCCAAAGGTTAAGAGGGGTGACCCGAGCCGAAGGTCGAGACTAACTGACCCAATATGAAGGTAAAGACAAATCGACCCTGGTCAAAGGTTGAGATAGGTTATTCTGGGCCCAACATTGAGACAAGTCTACTTGGGCCGAAGGTCAAGACAGGTGGACCCTAACTAAATGTGGAGACGTGACAACTCGGGCCGAAGGTTAAGATAGATTGACTTAAGACGAACATTAAGATGGGTCATTCGAAGATGAAGGTGGAGACGGGCTGGTCGGGGTCCAATGTCGAGATGGGTTGGCCCAAGCCCAATGTTAAGACGGGCTGACCCAGATACAAGGGTGAGACGGCTTGGCCTTGGTCGAAGGTCGAGACATGTTAGTCCAAGCCAAAGATCATGATAGACTTACTCAAGTTAAAGGTCAAGACAGGCCACCTTGACTAAAGGTTGAGAAAGGCCTGACTAGATTAGAGATCAAGACAGTTTGAGTCGGGCTGAAGGTCTAAGATGACTTAGTCAAGTAGAAGTTTGAGACGAATCTACCTACGcaaaaggttgagatggaccaAACCGAGCAAAAGTTGAGACATGTTGTCCCGAATCGAAGGTCGAGACAAGCTATTATAGAATGAAGGTCAAGAAGAGCTAACCTGAGATTAAGGTTAAGACAAGTCAGCCTCGACAAAAGGTTAAGATGGACTAGTTGTGGCCGAAAGTCAGAATGGAACCCATGGTGAAGGTTGAGATGGGCCAACCCTGATAAGAGGTCAAGACGAAATGATCCAAGCCTGAAGTTCATGACGAGTTGGCCTAAGGCTGAAGGTCGAGACAAACTATCTTAGCATGAAGGTCGAGACGAGTTGGCCTGACCCATAGTCGAGCGTAGACGACCCATACCATTATTTAAGCCAAGTCATCTTGAGTTCATGTTCAACCCGAGTCGGCATAGGCCATCGATCAAGACGAGTTGACTCTTGTTGAAGGTCGAGATGATCCAACCGAGGCCAAAGTTTAAGATAGATCGACCCAGGCCAAATGTTGAGATAATTCAACCTAAGCCAAAATTTGAGCAAAGTTAGCAAAAGTCGAAGGTCGATCCAAGTTGTTCAAGCTAAAGGTCGGTTTGAGTTgaagttttgatttttatattcattGTTGCTTacatttcttaatatattttaaaaaattaatatttttttcatgtttaaaaaaacACCACGGTCTAGCCCTCACCTTAGTGGTGGAGGttgattatgaaatttattaaataagaatttatttttaaattttattacatgTATTTGCTCCCTTAAATTTGTATACatctataaaagaaaattttggcacccaaaaatatttgttgaagtCTGCCATTATCTTGCCTACAAGACTTTTGTGAGCATTTTGGTCTTGTGGGGTTTTTGGGCCATATGGGCTCTTTTGGCTCCGATCCATATGGTTCAGGACCAAACACGATGAGTTGGACCAAATTAACATGTCTAATTTagacaatattttataaattaaaattattgatatctaAAATAGTCTTTGTTtattaatagaaatttataattaatttgtaaaccAAAATCTAAATTGATCTCTAACATTAATTTGTAAGATTTTAACTACTAATATTTTTCGTTCCTAAATTAGTCTTGTACGCACAGGACTGAGTATGTCCCTACAACTTTAAGGTAGAGGACCATCGACATAGATAAAAGGACAAATACATATGCCACTACTCTCGTACGGATCCATCTTTGCAAAAAGACGAGTCACAGGACAATTAAGGATAAGTAAACATATTTAGTAAAACCCTAAAATGAACTAATCCTACATAATCCAGGTCCAATAGTCTAGCCCATCGAAATAAGAAATTGATCTCATTTATTCTAATCACCCTGCTTATTGCAACAACTAACTTGAACGTCAAAATGTTTTTGTAGACACATCTCACCATGGAGGACTTTGCACTCTCATCGAAGACAGGAGGAAGTGAAGAGGATTGGTAACTTGAAAGAAAAACTGAAAATGGGACTCAAGTATTAATTTAGGAGATCTCGACCTCAGTAAAATTTTGTCCCTTAGGGTATATTTGGTCCTGTGAGAACAAGTCTCTAACATTAGGAgagtatttaaaattgtatttatttacttgtaactgttcaagaaataaagttaattatatatGCATTCCAGCTGTAAATGTATCATTAATCTCTTCTAAATTCAAATGAcgattttgttgtttttcacaCGAGTAGAACCCTTTTTTGGGATTCTTACCCTTTTATGCTCcaagataattttatttgatattaagtGGATGAACAGAAACTCTATGGTAATCTAGCTCAGTGGAAGATATGCGGTTAGTACTTTTAAAAcgattatattcattcataaCATATATTCCATAATGGCTAGTCTTATCAGAAAAGATTTATCTATTCTTATTCTTCACCCTCATTTGCTCAACACAACACGTTATTGGCtgtgaaaacaaaaaatgtttacTCTCTTCTATTCATCATTGACAACTGATAAACATGAAAACAACTTTTGATTAGTTTAAAGTTTAcaagaaaagaaggagaaagaaacaGAAAATATCACTACTGGTAGTGGTTAATTCCTGATGGTTTTTGCAACtcttttcaaaatacaaattcCTATGTTCGAGAAtccaattttcaaatatattcgGAAAGGTGATCGCATTAGCTCAAATTGGAATTTTATATTCCTTTTGCTGTTTTCTCTTTTATTGTGAAAGCAAATCCATATTCATGTCGTTgacaatataattaataaatgtttgtgATACATTATGTAGCTGTGTAAGGATCgagttaaattaaataatttataaataaaaaaagttaaccaTTTAAATCTCATTCCATAGAAATTATTATATCTCcataatattacttttaatatattcgtTCAGCTTTTTTCTAGATTTtgtaataagaaaattaataaagatgAGAATGGTTGGATGTAGAGAGATTTGTGTTTCATGGTTTGTTGAGCAAAATCGAATTTTTACTATATAGTTAGAGCCTTGGTGGTACTTTTAGTTTTATGTTTAAAGGTTTTGTAGTAGATTTTAACTTGTGTGAAACTATTGTTGGAGTAGCTAGAATTTCAAGagaagttaattaaattttgatggCAACTTTAAGGTGGAAAATCTAGAGTGTATGGATGTGACTTCGTCCCATTGACGTGTGtctattaaatttgaaatgtgATTATCTTGAATCTATTCTTTACTAGACTCAGATAAAAAGATGTGATGTGAGATTATGAGAGTTAATGAAGATTTTTACTCCTTAacttgttatgaaaaaaaatatttgtgtctATAAGTTATAGGAATTTACTATAGAATACAGGTAAATAATGTTTCTTTTCTCTGTTGAATGTAGAAGATAACAGTGCTGTATGAAATGCTCAAAATCCTTAAAGTCTAAATTAAATACATTTGTGTATTTTGTGAaagtctttatatatatatatatatatatatatatatatatatattcagtaaatgaaaaatcaaatcttaagtaagttaataaaaaaaaaatttctaactCCTAATTATCATCATAAGTCCTGATATAATGAATTGTATGAAGAAAATATGACTTCATTCCCTGATTTATTTAGTAGTTACACACTTACAGAACAgcctaataataattaagaaaaaagaagctataacattctatatatatatatatatatatgctccATTTCCTGTGCTTTATGCTGCCATGTTAGGAAATAGTTTATCACTAGTCCAATTCCTGAGCCTAAGAAGCACATAAACAATCATTCCACACAAAAACCCAAGAGCAGCACTTGATCCCACAAGAGAAAATGTGGTGCAAACAAGCATCACAAAAGAATCCTCTTTGCTATTAATGTCTCTGCAGCATGTGGCTAATTCAATTCCAGCAAACAGAAGCAACACTCCCAAGATCCCCACAGGAAACTGTCTTAAAATGTGTGCCAAAGAACTTCCCAACACCAATCCCAACACCAACTTGGCACCACCAAGAATGGCCACACAACCACCACTCCTTCCACCAAACCTGTACTGTCCTGCAAGTCCTCCAGCCCCATGGCAGCATGGCATTGCACCAAACCAACTTCCAACCAGATTCATCATCCCCACACTCACTGAAATGGAAGTTGCAGAAAACTCCTTTTCTGGGAACAAATCCTTTGACAACTTGCATACAGCTATCACAGAGTTCAAAATTGACAATGGAAGTTGAGGAATTGTACCCTTCACAAACCCTTTCTTCCATGCATGCTTAGACAACTTCACCACCTCCACAGTTGAAGGTCCAAACTTTATCTCATGCACCATCTCAGGCCTCCTTGCAAATGCCAAAACAACACCCAACACAAACACTATGAAAGCAGAAGGAAGTGAGAAAACAACCCTTCTCACTCTACTCCTGTTTCTCCCATCTTCTTCAATCCTCTTTTCACACCCATGATCCTTATCACCATTCACAATCACAATAAAACACAGACACACTATTGCCAGAACCAACCCATCTAACCCTAACCAACTCCTTTCACCCAAAGCCTTGGAATTTGGCAGGTCTTGGGTTTTTCTGATGTACTTAACTGCTGTCAAAGCAAAGGACAAGCCCTGTGCTAGTTGAATTCCCCTCACAACAGATAGAGGAATCAGTGTGTACACAAGCTGCATCAGCCTTGTCACACCCAGAACCGCCAACACGGCGCCGGTTAAGATTCCGGCGGCCATGATCTCCGGCACGCCGAAGCTGGCGTCTTTTAGGGCCTCTGCGGCGATGGACTTCATGGGCTGGACAGGCATGGGAACCCCATAGATTGCACCGGTGAGGATGTTGTAGATACCTGTGAAGATCAACGTTGTGCCGAGGTTGAGGTTCCTAGAAAGTGTTAGAGATAGAACTATTGGTATGTAGGTGCCGAGGTCACCTATGGCACCGTTGAGTTCAGCCCATTTTGAACGTAAAACCAAATTGGTTTTCACTTTCTGCACGATCACTTTGGGTGAGAAACTTGTGGTTGGATTGGTTTGGGTGGTTTCTGGGTTTGAGATTGGAATTGAAGAAGGGTTTTGGTTTGCCATGAATGTTGTTTCTGAATGAGGCTCCCTTGGCTTCGAATTGTGTGTTGGCTACTGACTCTTATAAGAGTGTGTGCACCGAAATGTCAATTCCTTGAGATATGCGATTCTTGAAAAATGTAATAAAGTGGTCCAACTTTTTATTGACATTTAAAGcaatataaatagataaattttaaaagaattatataactTGATAGTAAGAAGTtattcttaatatattatttcagttcttttattttagttgaggtgaagttatatttatttgcattttattttttattaaaagttatatttaaatatatatttgattcttatttttgttgtttttatttaatttaatttttatttttgttttttgtttaattatacttttatttttgttaaattttggttaatttgaTCCTTTTCATTAATGGTGTTTatatagttaatgtttttaacaGTACATGTTATGTATCagctcttgatttttttttatttttttttgtccctctcaaattaacactaaatttaataccttttatacaaattatattaatatttttctaaaattaatatttgaatttattattttttaaattcaattataaattattaaattcaattataaattgtataaaattcttatatttaattgctaaatagaatataattatttaaaatattataagaatataattattaaatatttttttctaatatttatattctaaaatacttttaaaattgatatttaaagatattttaaatattcaaaatattttagaaaagtaaactaaaatttgtaaaattaacatttaaatataaaatattttatattttaatatctagaatgcaataaaaatattaaatattttagatttaaatgtcaattttacaaatgttaatatatatttttaaaattttaataattatattttaataatattttaataattatattctatttaacaattgaatctaagaattatattcaatttataattaaatattataatttataattgaatttcaaaaataactaataataatgtcaattttagaaattaaattgttccattttaacaaaatttgagactaaattaaacaaaaataacgaatataggaattgaattgaacaaaaataacgaatatcgggactaaattaaataaaaagaaataatacaaccacaaactgacacgtgacactagcattgacacgtggcacaattgtgacttgacacgtggattttttttttgaaactaaaaatatttaaaaaaataatttttttttaaaaagataaaaaaaaaggagctgacacgtggcatgtactattcaaaaacgttaactatttaaacaccgttagtgaaaagaatcaaattgatcaaaatttaacgaaaatgaggacctaattgaacataaaacgaaaattaggaccaaattgaataaaaacaacaaaaatagggactaaatgtatatttaagcctagaAATTAAAGACAGTTGCAAGTCTACATATTTGGATAAAAATGAGTAAGGTACcgatatacaaaatataatagctcgtaaattaattattttaagattttcgATTTTTGGTTAGAAATaacatcattatttttatatagatttGATTATGACTCTTTGATATCGAATCTATTATTGCAGATAGCATTAATTGTACCGTGACAGAGGTCAAGTGAGCCGGATCACAATCGAATCATGGTGTTTTGACTTatgttacactcttaagtaaaaagagaTACGTCTTGACTAATAACTATAACTTTTGGCCTAGTGGCAAGCGCTTGTCTAATGTCACGAATTCAATTCCTTTTGCTTAGTGTTTAGTGAATACGATGTTTGCATTTTGCATTATTGTTTTCATTGCATCATGACTATGTACTTGAAAGAATTTTAATGAATGAGACATTTCAACAATCCTTAACTATGTAATATTTCATAGATAGGGAATTTCTTTGGAGtcattattatattgttttgtGGGAGGTTTGAAGCCTGACATTAGACAAGACGTTATTGCCCAATCACCCActttatgaagaaaaatataccAGTAAACCTCGACCCTTCTCCTCCAATTTCTTGCCCataccacaaccacaaccactaACCACTCCTAAATCACTAAAGTCCACTAGCCTCCCTCCACTTTTACCTTCCCTAGTTACAAGCCgaccaatataaaaaaaattaaccctACTAAGATGGAACTAAGATGGGATAAAGGTCTCTGTTTCATGTGTGATGACAAATTTTCTCCTAATCATTAATATCCCAACAAACAGTATTTTTGTGTTACAATGAGAGGAGGATGATGACATTGAATTGCTACCTGAACCATTGGATGATACAAGGGTCGTAGGAGATACATGCCCTTAAGATCATGATCTATCTTACAATGCATTAAATGGTTCTTCTGGCTTAGGCACAATTAGATTTCAAGGGTCAACCAATGGAGTACGAGTGCAAATTATTCTTAATAGTGGAAGTTCAAATAATTTCCTTCAACCTCAAATCGTTAAAGGGTTGAAATTGCCTATCCAACCAATTTCCAACCTAAAGGTTTTGGTGGGTAATGGCAATTCCTTAGTAGTAGAAGGATTGGTTAGTGACTTGAAGGTGATAGTTCAAGGCCATACTCTTAAGTTGCTCATTTATTTACCTTATGTCTTAGGTACTAACTTGGTCCTCGGGGCAGCTTGGTTAGCAAGGGACCCCATATTGTTGATTACAATAGCATGATATTGAAGAGACAAGCCAATTTCACCACAACAGGCTCAATTTAATCACCTAAGGAGAATGCAACATACTAATGCTATTGATGAACATTTCACCTTGAGTTTTCAAAGTCTAAGGGATCCCATAACACAATTATAGCCGACTCATGAGATATAGAACCAGAACTTGCTAAGCTTATATATAGgtataaaatagtttttgatGTTCCATTAGGGTTTCCTTGAAACCGATCCAATTCCTCTTGTAGAGGAAGATTGTAATtccggtcggatattactaatttaaaataaaataaataaaattgataatatatgcgcattaatttaaatttccttttgggaaaatgagggaAAATAAGAAACCTTTATTAAAtctctattaatttaaaatccacaaaatttaaatatcaactATAAGTTCCAAGTCTGATAAAAGTAAATGTTTACAAGCCTCCCTCCACTTTTCCTAGCTAGCCCTCTTTCGGATGCTATGCCTCACTAGAACCACctgtaacatcatctgctcctgtgtaacgcattacactatcatcgtcaaacacaagtagatagggtgagctaatagtatcaaattatatataaacaattcaaatatatatgcaTACACTTATCAAAGGAActctatcctttgattccataccacacggtcaccaccatgttatccatgttctacgtctttagatgatAACCTCAAGATACCTTTTGCTGCCTCCACCTACAAGCCATAACTTGTAGAACATGTGCGGGAAACCTGCTACAGACCACACTCTGTAAcgtcaggtggagttcccaatacgaaccataGTTTATAATTGTCCCAAGATTACCAAACTCGCTGGCTAACGCCGAAGAAGGCAATCTTCTTAGACCCATCTatatgagccacaactcgcacactcacaccggcaacactcgccaatcggagccacaactcaaggaatgctcgtGTCCATCTGTCATcctgagccataactcaagggatgCATTCCAacccataactcaaggaatgccatgTGTTTATcctctatcccgagccacaactgaGGGGAtaccattctgagccacaactcaaggaatgtcataACAAAGTCCATCCTTAAGGTATCACCAAAAGCCTCGTAGACCACACACCTCCAAAGAAACTAGTCACAAGTTGTGTAAAACTCTAAATCTCATTATGCACACGAAACTACTATTCCAAGCACACCCTACAAATACTTGACCATGGAACTAGGATATACATGCTTTCACGAACCTGcctgctcgtggtcctgcctctacgaacctcctcgctcatagTTCAACTCTACAGACCTTCCCGCCCCGTAGTCCAACATATGTAATCTAACAATTACGAATCTCCCCGCTCGCAGcagccctcaagtgtgagcacggaa from Vigna unguiculata cultivar IT97K-499-35 chromosome 8, ASM411807v1, whole genome shotgun sequence encodes:
- the LOC114193496 gene encoding molybdate transporter 1-like; the encoded protein is MANQNPSSIPISNPETTQTNPTTSFSPKVIVQKVKTNLVLRSKWAELNGAIGDLGTYIPIVLSLTLSRNLNLGTTLIFTGIYNILTGAIYGVPMPVQPMKSIAAEALKDASFGVPEIMAAGILTGAVLAVLGVTRLMQLVYTLIPLSVVRGIQLAQGLSFALTAVKYIRKTQDLPNSKALGERSWLGLDGLVLAIVCLCFIVIVNGDKDHGCEKRIEEDGRNRSRVRRVVFSLPSAFIVFVLGVVLAFARRPEMVHEIKFGPSTVEVVKLSKHAWKKGFVKGTIPQLPLSILNSVIAVCKLSKDLFPEKEFSATSISVSVGMMNLVGSWFGAMPCCHGAGGLAGQYRFGGRSGGCVAILGGAKLVLGLVLGSSLAHILRQFPVGILGVLLLFAGIELATCCRDINSKEDSFVMLVCTTFSLVGSSAALGFLCGMIVYVLLRLRNWTSDKLFPNMAA